TTCGGAGAGGTAGTACAGTAGCGTGGCGTTGCCGGCCAGCTCCTGAATACCAGCCTGCCCATCGAGCTCGGCGTTGAACGACGATTTGAGCATGCGCAGCGCCAGCGGGCTTTTCTCGAGCATCTTGAAGCACCATTCGAGGGTGGTGCTTTCGAGCTGCTCCAGCGGTACCACTTTGTTTACGAGGCCCATGTCGAGGGCTTCCTGGGCGTTGTACTGGTCGCAGAGGTACCAGATTTCGCGGGCCTTCTTCTGGCCCACGATGCGCGCCAGGTACGAAGCACCAAAGCCACCGTCGAACGAGCCTACTTTGGGGCCGGTTTGGCCGAAGCGGGCGTTTTCGGCGGCAATGCTCAGGTCGCACACCACGTGCAGCACGTGGCCGCCGCCAATGGCCCACCCGGCCACCATGGCCACCACCGGCTTGGGGATGGAGCGGATTTGCTTTTGCAGGTCGAGCACGTTGAGGCGCGGCACGGTGTCTTCGCCCACGTAGCCGCCGTGGCCGCGCACGCTCTGGTCGCCGCCCGAGCAGAAGGCCTGGCCGCCTTCGCCCGTCAGGATGATGACACCGATATCGGTGCGGTTGCGGCAAATGTCCATTGCCTCAATCATTTCCTGCACCGTGAGCGGGGTGAAGGCGTTGTGCACCTGCGGGCGGTTGATGGAAATTTTGGCAATGCCTTCGTAGTAGCTGAACAGGATTTCCTTGAATTCCTTGATCGGCGTCCAGGTAACTTGCTGGGACATAAAGAGTGAATTGAACTCAGCGCCCTCTGCGCAACCTGCCGGGTCTTCTGCAGGCCGAAAATCGTGGGTACGATTGCGGCCCGCAGAAGACGCAGGGGTTTTCGCAGAAGACGCCGAGGGTTTCAAGAGGAAAAAGAAGTGCGCACGGCGGCGCGGTATTGTTCGAAGAAAGCCGCGTTGGTGGCCGAATCGGTGGTGATTTCGAGCACGGCGGCGTTGCCTTTTTGGGTGGGCGCAAAGAAAACCGGCAGCGCCTTATCTAGTTCGGCAAAGGTGCGGGCGGTGTGGTAACCCAGGCCGAAGTCGCGGGCCGTGTTTTCGGCCGTTAGCTGCTGGCGCGTCTCAAAAAACTCCTCCAGCTCGGGCTGCTGACGCGGCCCATCAATCAGCCGGAAAATGCCGCCCGCGTGGTTGTTGATGAGAATAATTTTGAGGTTGGGCGTGGGGTAGTTGTGCCAGAACGCGTTGCGGTCGTAGAAGAACGCCACGTCGCCGGTGAGCAACACCACCGGGCGCTCGGGCTCGGCCAAGGCGGCGCCCACGGCCGTTGAGTTGCAGCCATCGATACCGCTGGTGCCGCGGTTGGCAAACACCTCGATGGCGCGGCCCGCCGGCACACCCAGGATGTTGGCGTAGCGCACGGCCATGCTGTTGGCCAGGTGCAGCGCGGCGCGGTCGGGCACGTGCTGCAGCGCCCGGTAAATGGCCGTAAACTCGTTGAAGGGCTGCTGCGGCTGTTGCATGAACTCCTTCAGGAAATCGGTAGCCCAGCCGTTGGCGCGCTGCCACGGCGTGGTAAACGCATCCTTAGGGGCAGCGGCTTCGTCGCGGGCCGAGCCGGGGCCTTGCCAGCTGAGGCGGGCCGGTTTGCTGCCAGTTGCAACAGCGAAATCGGCTTCGGCGGCCTTGGGCTGATCGGCCAGCAGCGCCTCGAAAAAGGCGGCCGGCTCCATGCGGATAGTGCGCGTGAGCGAGCGGAACGTATCGGCCACGGCGCCGGCCGGCTGCACGTGCCAGTGCTGCTGCGGGGCATAGTCGCGCAGGTAGTTTTTAAGGGCCTTCGAGATGAGCGACTGGCCGAAGGTGATGAGCAGCTCGGGGCGCAACGCTTCCTTAAGCCCCTGCTCCGGCACGGCCATAAACACGTCCTGCCGACCTAGGGGCGCGGTGCGCACGTCGTAGTCGGGGCCCACGGGCAGGTGCACGTTGGCAATCAGGTCGCCCACCACGGGTATTTGGTACGCGGCACCTAGGCGGCGCAGCGCCAGCAGCAGCGGCTCATCGGCGGAGTGTTGGCCGGCCACGATGAGCACGCGCCTGGTTTGGCGCAGCTGCGTGCGCAGTACCTCCAGCTCGCCAGCGGGCAGCTGCGGAGCGCCGGCCACCTCGCGGCTGATTTTTACGGCCTCGTACTTGATTTCCTCGCCCGCCGCGGGGTAAAAAGGCTCGCGCAACGGCACATTCACCTGCACCGGGCCCTGCGGAAACTCCTGCGCAATGTTGATGGCTTCGTTTACCAAACGCGCGGCGTGCCATTGCGCGTCGCGGTGCGCAAAGTCGGCGGGCAGCTCGAAAGCGGCCTTGGCGTGGCGCCCGTACAGGTTGGTCTGCCGAATGGTTTGGCCGTCGAGCTGATCAATCCACTCCGGCGGGCGGTCGGCCGTGAACACCACCAGCGGCACCCGCTGAAAGTACGCCTCGGCCACAGCCGGCGCATAGTTCAGGCCCGCCGTACCCGAGGTGCATACCAGCGCCACCGGCCTGCCCTGCGCCTGTGCCAGCCCCAGGCCGATGAAAGCGGCAGCGCGCTCATCGGGCACTACACGCACGCGCAGCTCGGGGTGGCGGGCAAAGGCAATGGTAAGCGGCGCCGAGCGCGAGCCGGGCGACAACACCACATCGGTGATGCCGTGCTGGGCACAGATCTCGGCGATGTTGTGGATGGGCTGGAGCGTTGACATGGACCGCAAAGGTAGTGGCTAAACCGTGGCGCGGAGTGGTACTCCGCGTGGCGCTGCCGACGCCAATAAAGGACCGCGCAGCACCGGATGGCGGCTGTTGGCCGCCCGCGGAGTGCCACTCCGCGCCACAGTTATTCACCATTCAGGATTCAGATAAGAAAAGGGCCATTGTTGCCAATCGGCAACCAAGCCCGCTTTTACTGGATTATGGAGAATGTAGCTGATTACGCGCTGCATTTCCTCGCCGCCTCGTCGTACGACATGGTCGTAACTTTCGTCTTGCCAGAAGGGACCGGAGCGCGCGAGCAAGGCATTGCAGCGCCGGGCGGTACGGGCTTTCAGGCTTTGTAAAGTGTGCACGAAACCAACTGTTTCATTGGCAATAGTAGCCACGAAGTGCACGTGATTCGGCATGACGCAGTAGGCCCAAAGCGTGTAGTCTTTTGGGTGCCGAAAGTGCAGGGCCTCGCCAACTACATTGGCTATTTGGGGTAGGCGAAGCCAATCAGGCCCCACAGCGGGGGCTTTGCTGTCGAGCCATGTATCTGTTTGTCCGTACGTGGGTTGCTGTCCCGTCTTGCTTTGTGCTGAGCGCCATTGTTCTAGCGCTGCCACTGGCACGGAGCCTGCGAGTCGGAAGGTAACAAACACGGTTTCGTTGGGCGGGAGGATATGCGGTAGGTTGCGACGATAATGCGTTAAGGACACAAAGCGGTAGTTAGTGGCGCGGAGTGGTACTCCGCGTGGCGCCCGAAGCGCCAATAAAATGCTTGGGATAAATGAACAGCGCGTGCCCGGATGGCGGCCCCGGGCCGCCCGCGGAGTACCACTCCGCGCCACAGCTCTGGCTGCTAATCCAGCACCGAGCCCACCGTGCGCAGCTTCAGCTCGGTTTCCTGCCACTCGCGGCTTGGGTCTGATTCAGCGGTAAGCCCCGTGCCGGCATAAAGAATGGCTTCGGTGGGGCGCAGCTGCATGCAGCGCAAATTCACGAACAGGCGCGAGATGCCTGGCGTGGGCAGGTTTACCGGACCTAGGAAACCGCTGTAGTAAGTGCGGTCGTAGCCCTCGTGGCGCTGCAAAAAGCCGAGCGCGGCTTCGCGGGGCATGCCGCCCACGGCCGAGGTGGGGTGCAGCAGGCGCAGCATATCGGTACCCAGCGTCGGGAAACGGTTGCGCTTCAGGTCGACGCGGAAATCGGTGCGCAGGTGCAGCAAGTTGCCGGCGGCTACGGTGCGCGGGCCGGTTTCGTCGTAGTCGCGCAGGCGCAGCTGCTTAAAGCAGTTCACGATGTAGCGCGCCACCAAGGCTTGCTCCTCGATGTCTTTCTGGCGCCACACGGCCGTTTGGGCGGTCATCTCCTCCGTGATGGGCTGCGTACCCGCCAGCGCCATGGTGCGGAACTCCGAGCCATCAATTTCCACCAGGATTTCGGGCGTGGCTCCCAACCAAGTGCCCGCTTGCGGCGCACTCACCAGCGACACAAATGCCCGAGGGTGCTGGCGGCAGAGCGCATCGAAAGCACCTAGGGCATCGAAACCAGCAGGCAGCGGCCGGCGCGCCGCCCGGCTCGATACCACCTTCACTACCTCGCCTGCCCGAATAGTTGCCACGCCGCGCGCTACCAAGGCTTCGTAGGTTTCGCGGTCGGCGGTGTTGGGCACCGGCTGCGGGCTTACGTGCCAAGGTAGTTCTTCGGGCGCGGTGGTGTCGTGCAGCACGCGTTGCACAGCAGCGGCTGCTTCGGCTGGCAGGGCGTGCGAAAGGCTTAATTGCTGGCCGGCCGAGAGGTCGAGCACGGCATCGGCAGGCAGCAGCATGGCCTCGGCGGTGTCGCTGTCCTGGAAAGGGTAGAAGGCAAAACCAGCCTGCGCTGTGGGCTCAAGCGAAGGCGGCAAACCCGATAAGTGCAAAGGCCGCAAACTCAGCAGCAACACCGGGGCAGCGGCATTGGGCAGGCGCCACAAGGCCACTGAGCCGTCGTGCCGCAGGGCCAGGGCGGCCAGCCGGCGTACGGTAGCGTGCGCGGCCGTTTCGGCTACTGCGGGGCTGCTCACGATTGCGCGCTTTTACCAGCCGGAATGTCAATCACAGCCATGGTGATGCGGCTGATGCACACCAAGGCGTCGGTTTCTTCGTGCCGAATCTTTATTTCCCACACCTGCGTGGAGCGGCCCACGTGGATGGCTTCGGCGCGGCCCACCACGTAGCCCGAGCGCACGCCCTTCAGGTGATTGGCGTTGATTTCCAACCCCACGCAAGCCTGGCGCGTACGGTCTACTTGCAGCACTGCGCCAATGCTACCTAGGGTTTCGGCCAGGGCTACCGAGGCACCGCCGTGCAGCAGGCCCATGGGCTGATGCGTGCGGTGGTCAACGGGCATCCGGCCTTCAATCATTCGCTCGCCCACCGCCGTGAGCTCAATGCCCAGGGTTTCGCCCATGGTGTTGCGGCACCACGCGTTGAGTTCGGCAAGGGTAGGGAAGGAGGCAGGCAGCATCGCGTATCAGCAAAAAACGGTTGGCGGCCCGCAAAGCACTACTTTCGGGCCCTTATTCAGCAAAACTACGCCCCGAAACCGCGTGGTCAAGAAAATCTACCTCATTCGCCACGGCCAGACGTACTTCAACGTGCGCGGCATTGTACAGGGCAGCGGCGTCGATGCGCCCCTCAACGAGCAGGGTTTTGCGCAAGCCGCGCAATTCCACAGCGCCTATCACGACGTGCCCTTCGATCGGGTGCACATCTCCACGCTGATGCGCACCCGCCAATCGGTGCAGCCTTTCCTTGATGCCGGCTTGCCCTTCGAGCAGCACCGTGCCCTCGACGAAATCAGCTGGGGTCACCGCGAAGGCACGCGCATCACGCCCGAAGAAGACATCGAGTACCACGGCATCCTGCGCGCCTGGCAGCGCGGCGAAACCCACCTGGCCTTTGCCGGCGGCGAAAGCCCCGAGCAGGTAGCCGCCCGCCAGCGGCCGTTTATTGAAGAAGTGCTGCGCGGCCGCCCCCACGAGGAAACCATTCTGGTGTGCATGCACGGCCGCGCCATGCGCGTGCTGTTGTGCCAGCTGCTCAATTACCCGCTCAGCGCCATGGACCTTTTCGACCACCGCAACCTGTGCCTGTACCGCGTGCATTATACCGGCTCCATGTTCACGGTGCGTTCGTATATGGATACCCAGCATTTGGGCTGATAACGATTGCATAACTTCTGGTTTGTGCCCGCGAGAAATACGGTCTATTTTTGGCGGCTTGAACCCAACTGACGACTTGAAATGGCCGAAATCATAAAAATGCCCAAGATGAGCGACACGATGACCGAAGGGGTCATTGCGGCGTGGCTCAAAAAGGTGGGCGACAAGGTAAAGTCTGGTGATATCCTGGCTGAGGTAGAAACCGATAAGGCTACCATGGAGCTCGAGAATTACGAAGACGGTACCTTGCTCTATATCGGTCCGAAAGAGAAAGAAGCCGTGCCGGTTGATGGCGTATTGGCCATTGTAGGCAAAGAAGGCGAAGATATTTCCGGCTTGCTGAGCCAAATCGGCGGCAACGGCGGCGCGGCCTCGCAGCCTGCCCCGGCACCCGCACCGGCTCCGGCCGCTGCGCCCGCACCAGCCCCCGCAACGCAGGCCGCTGCGCCGGCCCCGGCCGCCGCTACCGCCACTGCCAAGCCCGCTGCCGGCAACGGCAAAAAGGCCACGGTGGTGCGCATGCCCAAAATGAGCGACACCATGACCGAGGGCGTAATTGCCTCGTGGCTCAAAAAGGTGGGCGACAAAGTAAAATCAGGCGACATTCTGGCCGAAGTGGAAACCGACAAGGCCACCATGGAGCTGGAAAACTACGAAGACGGCACCCTGCTGTACATCGGCCCGAAGGACGGCGAGTCGGTACCCGTTGACGGCGTGCTGGCCATTATCGGCGAAGAAGGAGCCGACGTTGACGCCCTCCTAGGTGGCGGCTCGGGCGGCAGCCAGCCGCAGGGCGGCTTTACGCCCACCGCCGCCGGCGAAGGCGAGCAGGCCGACGCCAAAGCCAACTCGGAGCTGGAAGACGCCAAAACCGACCGCGACATTCAGGCCCGTGCCGAGGCTACCGGTCAGTCGTCGGGTGGCGTGGCGGTGCCGGCTGGCTCGCAAGGCCAGGCCGCTTCGCAAGGCGCACCCCAGGGCGGCCGCGTGTTCGTGTCGCCGCTGGCGAAGCGCATTGCCCAGGAGAAAGGCATCGACCTGAGCACCGTGAAGGGCTCGGGCGAAAACGGCCGTATCGTGTCGCGCGACCTGGAGAACGTGCAGCCCGGCGCCCAGCCCCAGGCAGCTCCGGCTCCGCAAGCTGCCCCCGCTGCAGCACCGGCACCTGCCGCCCAAGCTGCACCGGCCGCTGCGCCTGCCCCGGCTGCTCCTGCTGCCGCCGAAGGCACCTACACCGAAACGCCGGTGACGCAGATGCGCAAGGTGATTGCGCGCCGCCTGGCCGAAAGCAAGTTCTCGGCGCCGCACTTCTACCTCACGATGGAAATTTCGATGGACAAAGCCATCGAAGCCCGTCAGCGCCTCAACGAATTGTCGCCGGTGAAGCTGTCGTTCAACGACATGGTTATCAAAGCCTCGGCCGTGGCTCTGAAGCAACACCCCACCATCAACTCCTCGTGGCTCGGCGACAAGATTCGCCAGAACAAGGTGTACAACATTGGTGTGGCCGTTGCCGTGGACGAAGGCCTGCTGGTGCCCGTAATCCGCAACGCCGATCAGAAAGGCCTGTCGCAGATTGCCGCTGAGGTGAAAGACCTCGCCGGCAAGGCCAAGAACAAAAAGCTGCAGCCCTCGGAGTGGGAAGGCAATACCTTCACCATTTCGAACCTGGGGATGTTCGGCATCGAGGAGTTCACGGCCATTATCAACCCGCCCGATGCGTGCATCCTGGCGGTGGGCGGCATCAAGCAAACGCCCGTGGTAAAGGATGGCCAAATCGTGGTGGGCAACATCATGAAAGTAACCCTCTCGTGCGACCACCGCGTGGTAGACGGTGCCAGCGGCGCTGCCTTCCTGCAAACGCTGAAAAGCCTGCTGGAAGACCCCATGCGCATGCTCATCTGAGGAAATAACGCTCACTTGTCATCCTGAGCCCAGCGAAGGACCTTATCACGTAAGGTCGTCATGCTGAGCTTGCCGAAGCATCTCTACGGATAGTAATCTACTATCTAACGAAGCGGTAGAGATGCTTCGGCAAGCTCAGCATGACGTTCTGAATGGTTGTTCAGACGTGAGAAGGTCCTTCGCAGTGCTCAGGATGACAGTTTTTAACTGACTTATGACCCGCATAAGATCAACTACCGTTCTGGGCATTCGGCACAACGGCGAAATTGCCGTAGGGGCTGATGGCCAGGCTACCATGGATAAGCACGTAGCCAAAAACAACGTGCGCAAAATCAGGCAGCTGCACGGCGGCAAAGTCGTGACGGGTTTTGCCGGCTCCACGGCCGATGCCTTTACGCTGCTGGAGCGCTTCGAGGAAAAGCTAGGTCAGTTTGGTGCCAACCTCAAGCGGGCAGCCATCGAGCTGGCCAAAGACTGGCGCAAAGACCAATACCTGCGCAAGCTGGAAGCCATGATGGTAGTGGCCGACAAGGACGAGCTGCTGATTGTAGCCGGCACCGGCGACGTGCTCGAGCCCGACTCCGATGTAGCCGCCATTGGCTCGGGCGCCATGTTTGCCCAGGCCGCCGCCCTAGCCCTCAAAAAGCACGCGCCGCACCTCACGGCCCGCCAGATGGTAGAAGAAGCCCTGCACATTGCGGCCGACATCTGCATCTACACCAATCACAATATCATCATCGAAGAACCGGCCCGCGGGTAGTCCTTACTGCTGCAAAAACTTTAGCCCGGCCATTGAACTACACCCAGGGGGGTAGCGTTAGGGGCCGGTGCTTCGGTTGAACTGCCGGAGGCACCCCGTACAACACACGCAAAATGAACGTAACCAACTTCCTCAAGCACCACTACCGCCACTTCAACGCTGCTGCCCTGATCGACGCAGCCGAAGGCTACAACAAGCACCTCGCCGAGGGTGGCAAGATGATGATTACCCTGGCCGGCGCCATGAGCACCGCCGAAATGGGCATTCAGCTGGCCGAACTGATTCGCCAGGATAAAGTGCATATCATCAGCTGCACGGGTGCCAACCTCGAGGAGGATATCTTCAACCTGGTAGCGCACGACTTTTACGAGCGCGTGCCGAACTACCGCGACCTCACGCCGGCCGACGAGCAAGCCCTGCTCGAGCGCCACATGAACCGCGTAACCGATACCTGCATTCCCGAGGAGGAAGCCATGCGCCGCCTCGAGCACTCGGTGCTGAAGTTCTGGGAACAGGCCGACAAGGCTGGGGAGCGTTACTTCCCGCACGAGTTCTTCTACCAAATCCTGAAGTCGGGCGAGCTGGAGCAGTACTACCAGATCGACCCCAAAGACTCGTGGATGCTGGCCGCGGCCGAGAAGAACCTGCCGATCATCTGCCCGGGCTGGGAAGACTCGACCCTCGGCAACATCTTCGCCGGTCACGTAATCTCGGGCGACATCAAGAACGTGCACACCGTGCGCACCGGCATCGAGTACATGATGTACCTGGCCGAGTGGTACACCAAAAACGCGCAAGAGGAAAGCACTGTGGGCTTCTTCCAGATCGGCGGCGGCATTGCCGGCGACTTCCCGATTTGCGTGGTGCCGATGCTACACCAGGATTTGCAGCGCACGGGTGTGCCGCTGTGGGGCTACTTCGCCCAAATCTCCGACTCCACCACCTCGTACGGTTCGTACTCGGGTGCCGTGCCGAACGAGAAAATCACTTGGGGCAAGCTGGGCCAGGACACCCCGAAGTTCATCATCGAATCGGATGCTACGATTGTGGCGCCGCTGATTTTTGCGATGGTACTGGGCCAGTAATTGGCTTAGTTAGCAATACAAAGCCCGCTGCGGATGCTTCCGCAGCGGGCTTTTTTGTGGTGCAAACGGTATGATTAGAGCGTGGTGGCGGACGCACTTCGCAGAGGCAGCTTGGGAGGCAAATAAACAGTTGCGGAGTGCTCTTTTGACTTGAACCAGCCGCGTTGGCCTAACCGCCTCGTTTCAACTTTCTGAACTCACCTGATCGGAGCCGCTTGCCCTGGATGTTGCCCGGAAGCCATCTTCTGCTGAAAGTCCTTAAGCAGGGAGGGGTCTTGGCGGATGAGCGAAAAAATGATGGCCGCATACACCAGTATAATGCTGATAAACAGGATGATCGTTTGCAGCACCACGGTGCCGATGCCGCGCACCCATTTATTTTTTAGGGGCATGCGGGCCGGTTCGAGCAACTGGCGGTACACCCACGCGGAGTAAGCCATGTGGGGTAGCATGCCCAGCATAATAAATTGCTGCAAAGCCGGGAAATACGGCGTCAGCAGCATCATCGGGAGCATCACCACGGAGGATATGATGGTAGTGGTGCCCGAAATGAACGCCTGAGCCAGCAGCATTTCGGCAAAATTGAACCGCGTTGGGCGCAACAGCCACATAGCCAGCAGCGCATTGGCAGGCAGGAGCACGACGTAGATCAGGGTAGGGTACTTGGAGTACAGTTGCAGGTAGCGCTCCATCGTCAGCTGCAACAGCCGCGGCATATCGGCCTGCTGGCTGGCGGTCATGGGGTTCATGCCTACCGCCGAGAGCAGCAACATGCTCACGGCCGTAACCAGGAGCAGGTAGGATATGGGCCGGAAGTGCTGAGCCCGCCGGCCGGCCATGTACTCGTGCAAGGTGGCGCCGGGCCGCGTCAGCAGCTGCCGTAAGGTGTAGCCAATGCCCTTGTCGACGTGCCAGATGGAGTGCGGCAAATCGTGGAACAACAGGAAGCGCAGCGTAAAGCGGTGCGTGTGGTGCGCATCTTGTCCGCAATGGGCGCAATACTGATCGGTAAGCGTGGTGCCGCAGTTGAGGCAGGCCGCGGCGTGGGGCGGCGCTTCGTCGGGGCCGACGGCTGCCAGGCTTGGGGCAGGCGCTAAGTTAGCGGTGGTGTTCATGGCAGTTGGTGTGGTGCTTAAGCCTGAATAATAGCAAATTACCCGACACTTGAAAGCTCGCCCGAACGCCGGCCTAGGTGGTACGTAAGCAAAGCATCGTCACCACCATCCGAAGGAGCTATATGAAAACATCTATCCGATGCTTGCAGGCCGTTGCGGCCGCTTTGCCCTTGCTGCTCAGTGCCTGCGGCGACCAAAACACCAAGTCGCCGGTGCAGGCGCCGGGCGCCGAGAAATCGGTGAAAACCAAAGTGCTGGAGGCCGGCGCCGACGTGCTGCAGGGCAAAGCCCCGCTGCGCCAGCTGGATATGTACCTCGACGGCTTTCACTTTTACAGCGGCCGCATGAACGAGCAGATGGAGGCGCACCACTTCTGCCAGAAGCTAAACGAAGACGTGACGCAGTGCGTGATTTACGACGGCAACGAAGCCGGCGCCAAAATCATGGGCATCGAGTACATTATTTCGGGGCGCTTGTTCGAGAGGCTGCCGGCCGAGGAAAAGAAACTGTGGCACAGCCACAGCTACGAGGTGAAATCGGGCACGCTGGTGGCGCCGGGCATACCCGAAGTAGCCGAGCACGAGCTGATGGAGCAGATTGTGAGCACCTACGGCAAAACCCTGCACACCTGGCATACCGATAAAGACAAGGAACTGCCCTACGGCGGCCCGCAGCTGATGATGGGCTTTACCCAGGACGGCCAGGCCGACACCGCCATGATTGCCCGCCGCGACCAGCGCCTAGGTGTGTCGAGCAAGGAGAACCGCAGGCGGCGCGCCGACATTGTGGCCCCGCCCGTGCTGCCCGGCGCCAACGCCTGGGAGAAAGGCGAGGTGCGCCAGTTCAGCATCAGCAACCAAGCCGGCAGCCACAGCCACTAACCGAACGACAAACTCCCCTCCTCAGCTGAGGAGGGGACGCGGCGGTTTACCGCCGCTGGGGTGGTTGACAATCGTTGCTGACGCCCGCGCCATCCGCCTGCCAGGCCTGCCACCCGCCCCACCTGCTTAAACCACCTAGGGCCCCGAAGCACAAGCGCCTGCCCCAGTAGCTGGAGCAGGCGCGTGGTGTTGAAGCTGACCTAGGGCCGGAACCTAGAAGCGGAACAGCGGGCGGGCCGGGTTCCAGATGCCCCACGGAATCATGAGCAGCACCAGCAGCAAGGCGATGCCGAAGTAAATGGCGGCGCGGCGGTGCTTGGTCACGTCGTCGGCGGGCTTTTTGGAAAGCGAGCGGCCGATTTGGGCAAACACCACGGCCAAAATCATGGTGGTAATGTGCTCCACGCCCCAGAAGCGGGCGGCGGGGTCTTTCATTACGGCGCCCATGCCACCGGCGGCTTCCATGCCTTTTACGCCGAAGGGGCTGAGGGCAAAGTACAGAATCAGGCCGAGCAGCAGCTGCAGGTGCATCGAGCCCACAAACGAGGCGCCCATGCCGTTGTCGGCACCGGTGTAGGGCTTGCGGCCCAGCCAACCCGAAAGGGCACGGAACAGCGCAATCAGACCAAAAATCAGCACTAGCCAGCGCGACCAGGAGTGCAGCAGCAGTACAATGGAGTAGGCGGACGTCATAGGTAGCAGGTTGGTGAGGCGGTAAAGGTAAGGAGTACTTGGTATTGCGTATTGGGTATAGAGACAAGAGAAAAAGTGCGTAGTGGCGCAACCCGGGCCCTAGGTCGGCCATACGCAGCTAACAGCTAACAGCTAACAGCTAACAGCTAACAGCTAACAGCTAACAGCTAACAGCTAACAGCTAACAGCTAACAGCTAACAGCTAACAGCTAACAGCTAACAGCTAACAGCTAACAGCTAACAGCTAACAGCTAACCTTCCAGCGGATACACTTCCTCGGGAATAAACTGCTCGCCTTCTTGCCGCAAAATGGCCAGGTTGCTGATGCGCAGCTTCAGGTTGTAGGTTTGCTCGTTGAGGTACTGCAGCACGGGGCCCAGCAGCTCGGGGGTAGTATCGTGCAGGGCCAGCGAAATGTGCGGCAGCCACAGCTCGGGCGTGCTGAATTTGTCGGTGCGCTGGCAGAGCGGGGCAGTGGCGGCCAGCAGGCGGGTGTGCAGGCGGTTGAGCTCCTCGGAGCGCAGCACCGGGATGTAGATAACCGGATTGGGCCCCGGAAATAGCCCCAGGCCCGTGGTAAAAGCTTCGAAGGGCGGGGTGGTGGCGGCTACGTCTTCGAGCACCCGCTTTAAGGACTCGTGCTGGCTTACGCCGGCCAGCAGGTAGGTAATGTGCGGGTCGGGGGTGTCCTGCACGTCGTCGAGGCCGAACTCATCTTCCAGGCTCTGAATGATGCCGTTGATCAGGGACGCGTTCTGCGGATTGAGCAGGGAAGTAATTGCTAGCATATGCCGGGCTTAAACTGCCGATTGGCCCCGAAGGTTAAGGCCGGGATTGGCTTGCCGGCGCATGGCGGCGTTGAATTGCTCGCTTTGCCCGCGCGGAATACTGAGGGTTTGCCACGCTTCGCCCCGTATTTGCTTAGCCAATTGCACCAGCTGCCCGGTGTGGTAGGCGTAGTGGGTTGCTTGCCGCTGCAGCGCACCCAGGGCCGTGTAGGGCTCCTGCCTGATGTACACCGTGCGCAGCCAATCGGCGGGGTGCTGCTCCAGGTGCTCGAGCACGGCCCACAAAACCGGCCATGCCTGCTGCCACTGCTGTTGTAGCTCGGCCACGGCCGCGGGCGAGGTTGGCTCCTCGAATTCCTGGTCGCGGTGGCGGTCGGGTTTTTCGCCGTCGGAGGTCCAGAAGTCGGTAAAGCGCGAGCGAAGGTTGCCCACCAGGTGCTGTACCAGCACGGCCGCGCTGTTGGCCTCGGGGCCGG
The sequence above is drawn from the Hymenobacter sp. YIM 151858-1 genome and encodes:
- the menB gene encoding 1,4-dihydroxy-2-naphthoyl-CoA synthase; this translates as MSQQVTWTPIKEFKEILFSYYEGIAKISINRPQVHNAFTPLTVQEMIEAMDICRNRTDIGVIILTGEGGQAFCSGGDQSVRGHGGYVGEDTVPRLNVLDLQKQIRSIPKPVVAMVAGWAIGGGHVLHVVCDLSIAAENARFGQTGPKVGSFDGGFGASYLARIVGQKKAREIWYLCDQYNAQEALDMGLVNKVVPLEQLESTTLEWCFKMLEKSPLALRMLKSSFNAELDGQAGIQELAGNATLLYYLSEEAKEGKNAFMEKRKPDFSKYPKFP
- the menD gene encoding 2-succinyl-5-enolpyruvyl-6-hydroxy-3-cyclohexene-1-carboxylic-acid synthase yields the protein MSTLQPIHNIAEICAQHGITDVVLSPGSRSAPLTIAFARHPELRVRVVPDERAAAFIGLGLAQAQGRPVALVCTSGTAGLNYAPAVAEAYFQRVPLVVFTADRPPEWIDQLDGQTIRQTNLYGRHAKAAFELPADFAHRDAQWHAARLVNEAINIAQEFPQGPVQVNVPLREPFYPAAGEEIKYEAVKISREVAGAPQLPAGELEVLRTQLRQTRRVLIVAGQHSADEPLLLALRRLGAAYQIPVVGDLIANVHLPVGPDYDVRTAPLGRQDVFMAVPEQGLKEALRPELLITFGQSLISKALKNYLRDYAPQQHWHVQPAGAVADTFRSLTRTIRMEPAAFFEALLADQPKAAEADFAVATGSKPARLSWQGPGSARDEAAAPKDAFTTPWQRANGWATDFLKEFMQQPQQPFNEFTAIYRALQHVPDRAALHLANSMAVRYANILGVPAGRAIEVFANRGTSGIDGCNSTAVGAALAEPERPVVLLTGDVAFFYDRNAFWHNYPTPNLKIILINNHAGGIFRLIDGPRQQPELEEFFETRQQLTAENTARDFGLGYHTARTFAELDKALPVFFAPTQKGNAAVLEITTDSATNAAFFEQYRAAVRTSFSS
- a CDS encoding REP-associated tyrosine transposase, with amino-acid sequence MSLTHYRRNLPHILPPNETVFVTFRLAGSVPVAALEQWRSAQSKTGQQPTYGQTDTWLDSKAPAVGPDWLRLPQIANVVGEALHFRHPKDYTLWAYCVMPNHVHFVATIANETVGFVHTLQSLKARTARRCNALLARSGPFWQDESYDHVVRRGGEEMQRVISYILHNPVKAGLVADWQQWPFSYLNPEW
- a CDS encoding chorismate-binding protein, whose amino-acid sequence is MSSPAVAETAAHATVRRLAALALRHDGSVALWRLPNAAAPVLLLSLRPLHLSGLPPSLEPTAQAGFAFYPFQDSDTAEAMLLPADAVLDLSAGQQLSLSHALPAEAAAAVQRVLHDTTAPEELPWHVSPQPVPNTADRETYEALVARGVATIRAGEVVKVVSSRAARRPLPAGFDALGAFDALCRQHPRAFVSLVSAPQAGTWLGATPEILVEIDGSEFRTMALAGTQPITEEMTAQTAVWRQKDIEEQALVARYIVNCFKQLRLRDYDETGPRTVAAGNLLHLRTDFRVDLKRNRFPTLGTDMLRLLHPTSAVGGMPREAALGFLQRHEGYDRTYYSGFLGPVNLPTPGISRLFVNLRCMQLRPTEAILYAGTGLTAESDPSREWQETELKLRTVGSVLD
- a CDS encoding hotdog fold thioesterase gives rise to the protein MLPASFPTLAELNAWCRNTMGETLGIELTAVGERMIEGRMPVDHRTHQPMGLLHGGASVALAETLGSIGAVLQVDRTRQACVGLEINANHLKGVRSGYVVGRAEAIHVGRSTQVWEIKIRHEETDALVCISRITMAVIDIPAGKSAQS
- a CDS encoding histidine phosphatase family protein encodes the protein MVKKIYLIRHGQTYFNVRGIVQGSGVDAPLNEQGFAQAAQFHSAYHDVPFDRVHISTLMRTRQSVQPFLDAGLPFEQHRALDEISWGHREGTRITPEEDIEYHGILRAWQRGETHLAFAGGESPEQVAARQRPFIEEVLRGRPHEETILVCMHGRAMRVLLCQLLNYPLSAMDLFDHRNLCLYRVHYTGSMFTVRSYMDTQHLG